The region GAACTGGAACTTTCCTCCGGTTTCCTGGGCGAAACATTGCGGTAGTAGGTCACGCCGTTATCAACCTTGCAGAAACATTCGTCAAGGCCCCATTCGCTGACCGTCGAGGTCCAGTCCTTAAAATCGCCGTCGCTATCGAACTTGTACTTGCAACCCGAGACATCCGCCCAGATATACTTTTCGCCACGTTCGGTAATGATTTCTATATCGAAACGGTTCTTGGACTTGTTATATTCCGCCGACACGCACCGTGCGTAAAACGAGAACATGGTGTTCATGTACTCGGACAACCTGTCGCAAAGCCACGTTTCCATATAGGAATCGGCAGAAATTGCCTTGGACCAGGCGGAATCCTTTTCGAAGCCGTACTCTTCTGCACAACGGTCCACTACAGGAAATTCCCTTTCGTCCTCTCCGCTTCCGCTACCGGAATCATGGTTACATCCATACGAAAAAAACGACGCGGCACACGCCAACAACAAAATAGAACGGCTAAACTTATTCATGCGCTAAAATATAAAAAAAGAGAGACGCCCCTCGGCCAAAAGCCTAGGAGTCTACAGTCCATACAAGGTATCTTTCCTTTCGCCGTAGCGCCTACTGTTCACCTCGACGGTTCCGCTTGCATTCATACATGCGGTTGTCGGCTTCACGTAACAGGCCGTCGATATTTCGGTTGCCGTTCGTCACCGAAATGCCGTAACTGATGGAAACACGCAAATCACCCGCACGGAATATCGAACAAACGTTCTTGTCCAGCTGTTCGCAGCGCCTTTCCACTTCGTGTTCGGGAATCAGGCGTTCCATAATGACCGTGAACTCATCGCCTCCCAGGCGCGACACCACGCCGTCGGGGAAACATTCGAGCATATATTTCGCGATTTCCTTCAGAATATCGTCGCCACGCCTATGGCCGAACGTATCGTTGACTTCCTTGAACCGGTCAAGATCCATATAGATCAGCGTCATTGGCTTTCCGACATTATTACGGATAAAGTCTTCAAAGTAGCGCCTGTTGTAAAGCCCCGTGAGGGCATCGGTGTTGGCTTCGTTCAAAATCATCTTTTCATAGTTCCACGCCACCGTCACATCGCGTAAAAAGACAAAGTAACCAGACGTATTATGGAAATAGTCGGCAATTTCCTGCTCGATTACTATAAAGTAACGCGACTGCCCGTCAACGTTCAGTACATACTCGCCTTCCCTGGAACGCCCCTTCTCATTCACCTTTTCTTCGCCGACAATCATCATGTTGCGGCCGAACCACTCCCTATAAGAGAAATCCTCGATAGGCTTGTCCCCCAGGCCCACCAGTTTCTTGAAGATGTCGTTCATCTTCAAGGTTTTCCAGTTCACGTCGCAGAGAATCAGCGGGAAGGGAATGTTTTCCACCAGGATCGAAAGTTCCAGACCCATGTTGCCGAAATCCGTCACGTCATGCGCGACACCGACCGTTCCCTCGATATTCCCGAACATGTCGAAAAGCGGAGTCTTGTACGTCTTGAGCTGCTTCATTCCCTCGCTTGTCTTGAGCGGTTCGTCAAAGACGCAGGTATGCCCCGCGTTCATGGTATCCGTCTCGGATTCCATACAAACAAATTCACCCTTCTTGTATTCCTCTTCGGAAATATCCCAGATGTAATAGTGGCCGCGTCCGCGAATGTCTTCCTTGGTCTTGTGGACCGTATCGCAGAATTCCTGGTTCACCATCATGTGGGCGCCCACCTTGTCCTTGAACCA is a window of uncultured Fibrobacter sp. DNA encoding:
- a CDS encoding sensor domain-containing diguanylate cyclase; this encodes MKLNFSLDVKSEDDKRVFRSFVTVCPLMWDTSISVDAPSDDAFEVMLSDSAADVALALQNGRPHFEVVYLGDMSEVKDVYAALLDVWPREESSDIRRQRFEKLLGNLQTRFDAWHYKNLLTTAIDSVPDLVWFKDKVGAHMMVNQEFCDTVHKTKEDIRGRGHYYIWDISEEEYKKGEFVCMESETDTMNAGHTCVFDEPLKTSEGMKQLKTYKTPLFDMFGNIEGTVGVAHDVTDFGNMGLELSILVENIPFPLILCDVNWKTLKMNDIFKKLVGLGDKPIEDFSYREWFGRNMMIVGEEKVNEKGRSREGEYVLNVDGQSRYFIVIEQEIADYFHNTSGYFVFLRDVTVAWNYEKMILNEANTDALTGLYNRRYFEDFIRNNVGKPMTLIYMDLDRFKEVNDTFGHRRGDDILKEIAKYMLECFPDGVVSRLGGDEFTVIMERLIPEHEVERRCEQLDKNVCSIFRAGDLRVSISYGISVTNGNRNIDGLLREADNRMYECKRNRRGEQ